One part of the Eleginops maclovinus isolate JMC-PN-2008 ecotype Puerto Natales chromosome 14, JC_Emac_rtc_rv5, whole genome shotgun sequence genome encodes these proteins:
- the cfap184 gene encoding coiled-coil domain-containing protein 96 encodes MEGETENEVKYDFGTSADSSNVENTSYTNGNGNEKENVPATIAASDHVEENCVAKETLTEEAATSEPYEEKGKEFLGVHNINTTTNEGSHGIDVDMNVVNEQAKFRKGSVVFEINSHDEDGPPRLPLEALERLNTTLEEKKVGGEQSIPAPAENEDLNYAECMQLHLELCEERDKASQRCCLLQRKLAEFFHKKARVDPQVIQVSKELQEYEKQITILTYLKQQFITSTETFGKQVEELRFISEEKREKVGNEWQSLMALKQDVAVTVLSRHLGKQAAQAKVETALETEKLLQHELNRLRLKNIKLRANIHRLEGELCEGETHARDPLLLHFDLLHAERLELKKHTEKQNEECLKTQLKIRSSLELLSNIKEKLLWSQMEAQAKREQLAMLEAMVARKRNFLTRTRQARNSLHSDNLRLREHRGLLGNRVLLLDFEDTVNAYEYMEGQLKDLKRRQAELSSVVADGRRS; translated from the exons ATGGAGGGCGAGACAGAAAATGAGGTAAAGTACGATTTCGGGACGTCAGCAGATTCTTCGAATGTGGAAAACACTTCTTATActaatggaaatggaaatgaaaaagaaaatgtcccaGCTACAATAGCTGCATCAGATCATGTTGAAGAAAACTGTGTCGCTAAAGAGACCCTCACTGAAGAAGCAGCTACATCTGAGCCATAcgaggaaaaaggaaaagagttCCTTGGTGTCcataacatcaacacaacaacaaatgaaGGTTCGCATGGTATTGACGTGGATATGaatgtagtcaatgaacagGCAAAGTTTCGAAAGGGGAGTGTagtttttgaaataaatagCCATGATGAAGATGGACCTCCCAGGTTGCCTCTTGAGGCCCTGGAGAGACTGAACACCACACTAGAAGAAAAGAAGGTTGGGGGAGAGCAATCCATTCCTGCTCCTGCTGAGAATGAAGACCTCAACTATGCAGAGTGCATGCAGCTCCACCTGGAGCTGTGTGAGGAAAGAGATAAAGCCAGCCAGCGCTGCTGCCTGTTGCAGAGGAAGTTGGCTGAGTTCTTCCACAAGAAGGCCAGAGTTGATCCCCAGGTGATACAGGTTTCAAAGGAGCTGCAGGAGTATGAGAAGCAAATAACCATCCTGACATACCTGAAACAGCAGTTTATCACTTCTACAGAGACATTTGGAAAGCAAGTAGAGGAGCTGAGGTTCATTTCTGAAGAGAAGAGGGAAAAG GTGGGAAATGAATGGCAATCATTGATGGCACTAAAGCAGGATGTAGCTGTGACAGTACTGAGTCGACACCTTGGTAAACAAGCGGCTCAGGCCAAGGTGGAGACAGCCTTGGAAACAGAGAAGCTTCTACAGCACGAGCTGAACAGGCTGCGCCTCAAAAACATCAAGCTGAGGGCCAACATTCACAGGCTGGAGGGAGAACTTTGTGAAGGGGAAACACATGCCAGGGACCCCCTACTTCTACACTTTGATCTGCTGCATGCTGAGAGGCTAGAGctgaaaaaacacactgaaaagcAAAATGAGGAATGTTTAAAGACGCAGCTAAAGATCAGAAGCAGCTTGGAG CTCCTGTCAAATATTAAGGAGAAATTGTTatggagtcaaatggaggccCAGGCCAAGCGAGAGCAGCTTGCCATGTTGGAAGCAATGGTGGCCAGGAAAAGGAACTTCCTCACAAGGACTAGGCAGGCACGCAACAGCCTTCATAGCGACAACCTGCGGCTGAGAGAGCATCGCGGACTGCTGGGAAACAGGGTCCTGCTGCTGGACTTTGAGGACACTGTGAACGCCTATGAGTACATGGAGGGACAACTAAAGGATCTGAAGCGCCGGCAAGCTGAATTGTCTTCAGTTGTGGCAGATGGAAGAAGAAGTTGA
- the tada2b gene encoding transcriptional adapter 2-beta, which translates to MADLGKKYCVNCLADVTNLRLRCTDCPDIELCPECFSAGAEIGNHRRWHGYQQVDGGRFSLWGPEAEGGWTSREEQSLLDAIEQYGFGNWEDMAAHVGASRTPQEVMEHYVTMYIHGNLGKACIPESIPNRVTDHTCPSGGPLSPSLTTPLPPLDINLADQQQLGYMPLRDDYEIEYDQDAEKLISGLSVNYDDEDVEIEMKRAHVDMYVRKLRERQRRKNIARDYNLVPAFLGRDKKDKEKEKPALGVIGTAGGAGGVAAGSGTIGSGSTAAVGSGPVASTPKRKITKEEKEQRVRLRGLCQFMANREFEDFFENMYKERVLRTKVRELQRYRRNGIARLEESAEYEAARHKREKRKENKGVVTSKRGSGGGGGLGSGIGLGGGAGGGGGIAGGLGVGCGIKEEGKDGEFAAIENLTGFELLSDREKVLCNSLNLSPARYLTVKTIIIKDHLQKRQGIPAKSRLPSYLDKVLKKRILTFLTESGWISRDAS; encoded by the exons ATGGCCGACCTGGGGAAAAAGTACTGCGTTAACTGCCTTGCAGATGTTACAAACTTGCGGCTTCGCTGCACCGACTGTCCCGATATCGAGCTGTGCCCGGAGTGCTTCTCGGCGGGTGCAGAAATCGGTAATCACCGGAGATGGCACGGCTACCAGCAGGTCGACGGCGGTCGGTTCTCTCTGTGGGGTCCCGAGGCAGAGGGAGGATGGACCAGCAGGGAAGAGCAGTCGCTCCTCGATGCTATCGAGCAGTATGGGTTTGGAAACTGG GAGGACATGGCAGCTCACGTCGGAGCATCCCGAACTCCTCAGGAAGTCATGGAACACTATGTCACCATGTACATCCACGGGAACCTAGGTAAGGCCTGCATCCCTGAGAGCATTCCCAACCGGGTGACGGACCACACCTGTCCCAGCGGGGGGCCACTGTCTCCTAGCCTTACCACTCCTCTCCCACCCCTGGATATCAACCTTGCAGACCAGCAGCAGCTGGGATACATGCCACTACGTGACGACTATGAGATTGAATATGACCAGGATGCAGAGAAGCTCATTAGCGGGCTGTCTGTGAACTACGACGACGAGGATGTGGAAATTGAAATGAAACGTGCGCATGTGGATATGTATGTGCGTAAGCTTAGAGAACGCCAAAGACGTAAGAACATCGCACGAGACTACAACCTGGTGCCTGCGTTTCTGGGCAGAGACAAGAAAgacaaggagaaggagaaaccAGCACTGGGAGTCATTGGGACTGCTGGTGGTGCAGGCGGGGTAGCAGCTGGCAGTGGCACAATTGGATCAGGTTCCACAGCTGCAGTAGGATCAGGCCCTGTTGCCAGTACGCCCAAAAGAAAGATCACCaaggaagagaaggagcagCGAGTCAGACTGCGGGGGCTGTGTCAGTTCATGGCCAATCGGGAATTTGAAGACTTCTTTGAAAACATGTATAAAGAGCGTGTGCTAAGAACCAAAGTGCGTGAGCTGCAGCGCTACCGGCGCAACGGCATCGCCCGCCTGGAAGAGTCTGCAGAATATGAAGCAGCGCGCCACAAACGAGAGAAAcgtaaagaaaacaaaggcgTGGTCACCTCCAAACGGGGCAGCGGAGGAGGGGGCGGGCTTGGCTCTGGGATTGGACTTGGGGGAGGAGCTGGAGGGGGAGGCGGCATAGCTGGAGGGTTGGGGGTTGGTTGTGGGATTAAGGAAGAGGGCAAAGATGGTGAATTTGCCGCCATTGAGAATCTGACAGGTTTCGAGCTGCTGTCGGACAGGGAGAAGGTGCTGTGCAACTCTCTGAACCTCAGCCCAGCACGCTACCTGACTGTCAAAACCATCATCATCAAAGACCACCTGCAGAAAAGGCAAGGGATCCCAGCCAAGAGCCGGCTGCCCAGCTACTTGGACAAGGTCCTCAAGAAGCGTATTCTCACCTTCTTAACGGAAAGCGGCTGGATATCCCGAGATGCCTCTTAG